Within the Pseudomonas chlororaphis subsp. aurantiaca genome, the region CAACGAGCGGACCCAGGCGAGCAAGAACGCCAACTCGCAGATCGACAAGAACAGCAAGACCGGCATCGGCCTGACGTCGTTCTTCGGTGGTGGCCTGAGCACCAATAACCCGGTGGGCGGCGGCGACCTGAGCCTGGACGTCGGTTATGAAGGCGAGCGCGCGACCAAGGGCGACAGCAAGTCCGGGCAGAGCAACAGCTTGACCGGCTCGATCACCGTGACGGTGGCCGACGTGCTGCCCAACGGCATCATCGCCGTGCGCGGCGAGAAGTGGCTGACCCTCAACACCGGCGACGAACTGGTGCGGATTGCCGGCCTGGTGCGCGCCGACGATATCGCCACCGACAACACGGTGTCCTCGACCCGCGTCGCCGATGCACGCATCACCTATTCGGGCACCGGTGCCTTTGCCGATGCGAGCCAGCCGGGCTGGTTCGACCGTTTCTTCCTCAGCCCGCTGTTCCCTTTCTAGGTGGCTACGTTGAATTTCAAAC harbors:
- the flgH gene encoding flagellar basal body L-ring protein FlgH, which gives rise to MNRFVSVLALSGFVVLGGCVAPTPKPNDPYYAPVLPRTPLPAAANNGSIYQAGFEQNLYSDRKAFRVGDIITITLNERTQASKNANSQIDKNSKTGIGLTSFFGGGLSTNNPVGGGDLSLDVGYEGERATKGDSKSGQSNSLTGSITVTVADVLPNGIIAVRGEKWLTLNTGDELVRIAGLVRADDIATDNTVSSTRVADARITYSGTGAFADASQPGWFDRFFLSPLFPF